One Drosophila kikkawai strain 14028-0561.14 chromosome 3L, DkikHiC1v2, whole genome shotgun sequence genomic window carries:
- the LOC108070601 gene encoding UBX domain-containing protein 4: MNWHKGSIAEAVAESKAKDAIFVVFIEGKDELSAKLERFVDDVRVRSRLETADFVTIKVQGNSSAYGQFMSLYKVVPIPSLFFIGKSGTPLEIATGITESVEELMVKIDKVLVLAGKRTETSSAASLATSFVEELNPTEVRSFAGADDSTSLSKDEAFEETPESQNASESPKSVEVVFTSVPNPSLQVEESKVNQSTAPAFASISSISIESSASNVGETQQATASAKAAASKMDTATTSGNVASNLAASSILPSVPLLSAAVPVAQVQGTAQEQVPEEIAPTDSETRMLEVQNLLEQKRRERLEEEKRQEKENELRRRREGRQAQSQQALAKEQELKNMQERIRRERQEEQEARERIRAQIAADRAEQAHRNQIEAEANSTTTSLAGASTTEPSVYSVDETRLQIRLPGGINHTKSFPVGEVLGTVRIFVRNELLAASDVHDFTLATSYPRREFQKEDEAKTLRELKLVPNAVVLVLAKEHVNRVVRSGSSLVTMLITAIWAMLTPAAKALDYIHKMGLRPLTQRLSAMVANIRGTTDRQDNVGGAVQGDAAARRNMDMFTLRPPPPPGYNYEQPEDIASGSTSTPQPQPGTGSTPQPQPTSSSSQGAGSSQEFQQRPGGYRYGGPNIRRLQDTNKDDEKDKATYNGNSTQQQ; the protein is encoded by the exons ATGAACTGGCACAAGGGCAGCATAGCGGAGGCCGTGGCAGAATCAAAGGCCAAGGATGCCATCTTCGTTGTCTTTATTGAGG GCAAGGATGAGCTATCCGCCAAGCTGGAACGATTCGTGGACGATGTAAGGGTCCGTTCACGCCTGGAGACCGCCGACTTTGTGACCATCAAAGTCCAGGGAAACAGCTCTGCCTACGGACAGTTCATGTCGCTAT ACAAAGTTGTGCCCATTCCCTCGCTTTTCTTTATCGGCAAGTCGGGCACTCCTTTGGAAATAGCCACCGGAATTACGGAGAGTGTGGAAGAGCTAATGGTCAAGATCGACAAGGTTTTGGTTCTGGCAGGGAAACGAACGGAAACGTCGTCAGCAGCCAGTTTAGCCACCTCCTTTGTGGAGGAATTGAATCCCACTGAAGTCAGAAGCTTTGCCGGTGCCGATGACTCGACCAGTTTAAGCAAGGACGAGGCATTCGAGGAAACGCCGGAAAGTCAAAATGCTTCAGAGAGTCCCAAGTCCGTCGAAGTGGTTTTTACCTCGGTTCCGAATCCGAGTTTACAGGTAGAGGAGTCCAAGGTGAATCAGTCAACTGCTCCAGCTTTTGCCAGCATTTCGTCGATATCCATTGAATCGTCAGCGTCCAACGTGGGGGAAACCCAGCAGGCCACGGCGTCTGCAAAGGCGGCAGCCAGTAAAATGGACACTGCCACCACATCTGGAAATGTTGCCTCGAATTTGGCTGCCTCTTCAATCCTACCCTCAGTACCTTTGCTCTCGGCAGCTGTACCAGTTGCTCAGGTACAGGGAACTGCACAGGAACAGGTTCCAGAAGAGATAGCACCAACAGATTCCGAAACGCGAATGTTGGAGGTACAGAATTTGTTGGAGCAGAAACGCCGCGAGCGactggaggaggagaagcggcaggagaaggagaacgAGCTAAGGCGGCGCAGGGAGGGAAGGCAGGCGCAAAGCCAGCAGGCTCTGGCCAAAGAGCAGGAACTCAAGAATATGCAG GAACGCATTCGTCGCGAgaggcaggaggagcaggaggccAGGGAACGTATCCGAGCACAGATCGCCGCCGATCGGGCAGAGCAGGCGCACCGCAACCAAATCGAGGCGGAGGCCAACAGCACAACCACCTCGTTGGCTGGCGCCAGCACCACAGAGCCCTCGGTTTACTCTGTGGACGAAACGCGTCTGCAGATCCGCCTTCCCGGTGGCATCAATCACACGAAATCATTTCCAGTTGGCGAGGTGCTGGGCACCGTGCGCATTTTTGTCCGCAATGAACTGTTGGCGGCCAGCGATGTCCACGATTTCACTTTGGCCACCAGTTATCCTCGACGGGAGTTCCAAAAGGAGGATGAGGCCAAGACGCTGAGAGAACTGAAATTGGTGCCCAATGCCGTGGTTTTGGTGCTGGCCAAGGAGCATGTGAATCGCGTGGTGCGCAGCGGTAGCTCCCTGGTGACCATGCTGATTACGGCCATCTGGGCAATGCTCACACCGGCGGCCAAGGCTTTGGACTATATCCACAAGATGGGCTTGCGTCCCCTTACCCAGAGGTtaagcgctatggtggccaaTATCCGGGGGACAACAGATCGGCAGGACAATGTGGGAGGAGCTGTCCAGGGCGATGC TGCCGCCCGTCGCAATATGGATATGTTCACCCTGCGACCACCTCCGCCTCCTGGTTACAACTACGAACAGCCAGAGGACATAGCATCGGGGTCAACTTCCACTCCCCAGCCACAGCCGGGCACAGGCAGTACTCCGCAACCCCAGCCcactagcagcagcagccagggtGCAGGCTCCTCGCAGGAGTTCCAGCAGCGTCCAGGCGGATATCGGTATGGTGGCCCAAACATTCGACGGCTGCAGGATACAAACAAGGACGATGAAAAGGATAAGGCCACGTACAATGGCAACTCCACGCAGCAGCAGTAG
- the RNaseX25 gene encoding ribonuclease Oy — protein sequence MQSQQLLIWAILACCLVAIKSTPISDTSESSDESTSLEKQQAKRDPTMTGGEDFELRFPYDDDDALLDGEKWNRVENNDWDVLIFTQQWPVTTCYHWREDNPDQECSLPQKKEFWTIHGIWPTKLHQFGPNFCNNSASFSPEKLEPISDRLETFWPDLKGEDTQEWLWKHEWQKHGTCAMRIEALDNELKYFEQGLIWREDYIMSRILDASDIHPDSNNTVTAINNAIVKALGKNPSIHCMFDNKHSISYLSEIRICFSKTLELIDCDGVKQGDAVTIVYPGGNITTNCHIGSLVHYPSLVPPLQRKRDWKFPLVNVYKLLQFLMWFTL from the exons ATGCAGAGCCAGCAGCTTCTAATATGGGCCATTTTGGCCTGCTGCCTTGTGGCCATCAAATCCACGCCCATTAG CGACACATCGGAATCGTCGGATGAATCAACGTCGCTGGAGAAGCAGCAGGCGAAACGAGACCCCACGATGACTGGCGGTGAGGATTTCGAGCTGAGGTTCCCctacgatgacgacgacgccCTGCTGGATGGAGAAAAGTGGAACCGCGTTGAGAACAATGACTGGGACGTGCTGATTTTCACCCAGCAGTGGCCGGTGACCACATGCTATCACTGGCGCGAGGATAATCCCGATCAGGAGTGCTCGCTGCCGCAGAAGAAGGAGTTCTGGACTATTCACGGCATTTGGCCAACGAAGCTGCATCAGTTTGGGCCGAATTTCTGCAACAACTCTGCGAGCTTCAGTCCGGAGAAGCTGGAACCCATCTCGGATCGCCTGGAGACCTTCTGGCCGGATCTCAAGGGCGAGGACACACAGGAGTGGCTGTGGAAGCACGAGTGGCAGAAGCACGGCACCTGCGCCATGCGCATCGAAGCCCTGGACAATGAGCTCAAGTACTTTGAGCAAGGACTGATTTGGCGAGAGGATTACATTATGTCGCGCATCCTGGACGCCTCGGACATACACCCGGACTCCAACAACACGGTCACAGCGATCAACAATGCCATTGTGAAGGCGCTGGGGAAGAATCCGTCGATCCACTGCATGTTTGATAACAAGCACAGCATCAGTTACCTCTCGGAGATTCGCATCTGCTTCAGCAAGACGCTGGAGCTGATCGATTGCGATGGCGTGAAGCAGGGCGATGCGGTAACAATTGTCTATCCCGGTGGCAATATCACCACCAATTGCCATATCGGTAGCCTCGTCCACTACCCGAGTTTGGTGCCACCGCTGCAGAGGAAAAGGGATTGGAAGTTCCCACTGGTTAATGTCTACAAGCTGCTGCAGTTCCTCATGTGGTTCACCTTGTAA